In Populus alba chromosome 1, ASM523922v2, whole genome shotgun sequence, a single window of DNA contains:
- the LOC118058148 gene encoding myb-related protein 315 translates to MGRQPCCDKVGLKRGPWTIEEDHKLTNFILNNGIQCWRMVPKLAGLLRCGKSCRLRWINYLRPDLKRGGFTKMEDNQIIQLHSRLGNRWSKIASHFPGRTDNEIKNHWNTRIKKKLKVLGLDPVTHNPIEQTEKDVSGEEEEETIQESVSLKEQEESLEVKSEDRDQAKSDLVQERDQKLEQDEFKILDETDETDLLKSYEMLCGSLDVGSWINQETNTSTSYSSQESNNLSAGEFHSIQEHSVSQWIESVDSFLSWDSFTHLDEDLFFLENSQCNYMKHSVPKRL, encoded by the exons ATGGGAAGGCAACCTTGCTGCGATAAGGTTGGATTAAAAAGAGGTCCATGGACAATTGAGGAAGATCATAAGCTTACGAACTTTATCCTCAACAATGGTATTCAATGCTGGCGAATGGTTCCTAAGCTTGCAG GTTTGCTAAGATGTGGAAAAAGCTGTAGACTAAGATGGATTAATTATCTGCGACCGGATCTAAAGAGAGGTGGTTTTACAAAAATGGAAGACAATCAGATTATCCAGCTTCATTCACGTCTTGGCAACAG GTGGTCTAAGATTGCTTCACATTTTCCGGGCCGCACAGACAATGAAATCAAGAACCATTGGAACACTCGAATTAAGAAGAAATTGAAGGTTCTTGGTTTAGACCCCGTGACCCACAACCCCATTGAACAGACAGAGAAGGATGTTAGtggtgaggaggaggaggagacaaTTCAAGAATCTGTTTCACTAAAAGAACAAGAGGAAAGCTTGGAAGTCAAGTCAGAGGATCGTGACCAAGCCAAGAGTGATCTTGTACAAGAAAGAGATCAGAAACTTGAGCAAGATGAATTTAAGATATTGGATGAAACTGATGAAACTGATCTTCTGAAGAGCTATGAAATGTTGTGTGGGAGCTTGGATGTGGGCTCATGGATTAATCAAGAAACCAACACATCTACTTCTTATAGTTCTCAAGAATCCAATAACCTTTCAGCTGGAGAATTCCATTCCATTCAAGAACACTCTGTAAGTCAATGGATTGAGAGTGTGGACTCTTTTCTCTCATGGGACAGCTTCACTCATCTAGATGAAGATCTTTTCTTCCTGGAAAATAGCCAATGTAATTACATGAAGCATTCGGTCCCCAAGCGCCTCTAA